Proteins from a single region of Flaviflexus salsibiostraticola:
- a CDS encoding helix-turn-helix domain-containing protein produces MILPRVAASAEYAELTSILTRPGPGGALILGGFGIGKTTLVRTVLARQDVPAPAMRIHCSPTLAREPCGALSPYLGAPAPAESPAQVIREISALLGAEEAGTIPIVVVEDAEFLDDETAFVLSTLVENAAIKLVAIGHGGADGESTLYSLTESGLLTTLVVQPLDRAGVRFLSEELAGGVFTATAVDIITAMTGGNPSFVEAFVRSCLDQDLIVRSSADDGGLLTLARLDPEPDERLMELVRDVTRSLSVDHRMVLEILALAGPQPGPVLSAASGGEHRRLIEAGILTTGADGLVRIASEIHGHVLRSIVPPGRSAQLYATWSEHRAREVQPTSLEVLWALEVGADMPSDLVLAAIEDADMGFDFRLAWRLIDAEATTDSDSATLLRARTLIGLGRHYSARTLLMRVAETSTDPATRQEALTLLLTAFDQIGTDTADIAAFERWWDEQARAPRRRETLAAGVERRREDVRRPTQIAAGVATAPRSIADAERILASPDLSADGRILALIDLTDLHSVAGRTDTALEIARTALVGLTDERMAADYELLVLVRIGWNLIFSGRYSEAEDLLTHARGATLHIALHRAGALGVLRSLLELAQGQTGRSQRTLDEAVAELRLRDTVQMLPSALALRMLTSPSADRVPADAALIDILSSAASGRAQEPRRILARAALAAARGGSPAEYPLFEREMLAADSEQIVGESGGGARRRLAELADTAEGSRAGLLTRLAHVLDDPSPDSAEHVARDAMATGDWGIAAQALARAAFLWSAAGDVRRCGIAVRELKGLIRIRDVTPGEYASRALAMAELTGREEEIVRLTRSGRSNAEIARALTVSQRTVEGHLYRIFAKLGIADRSQLASPEFDPGTAVV; encoded by the coding sequence GTGATCCTCCCTCGGGTGGCCGCGTCCGCCGAATACGCCGAGCTCACGTCGATCCTCACCCGGCCCGGACCGGGCGGCGCGCTCATCCTCGGCGGCTTCGGCATCGGCAAGACGACGCTGGTGCGAACGGTGCTGGCGCGTCAGGATGTGCCCGCGCCCGCCATGAGGATCCACTGCAGCCCGACGCTCGCGCGTGAGCCGTGCGGGGCCCTGTCGCCCTATCTCGGCGCTCCTGCGCCGGCGGAGAGTCCGGCGCAGGTGATCCGCGAGATCAGCGCGCTGCTCGGCGCCGAGGAGGCGGGAACCATCCCGATCGTCGTCGTCGAGGACGCGGAGTTCCTCGATGATGAGACCGCGTTCGTGCTCTCGACGCTCGTTGAGAATGCCGCGATCAAGCTCGTCGCCATCGGTCACGGCGGGGCCGATGGGGAGTCGACGCTGTACTCCCTCACCGAATCGGGGCTGCTCACCACGCTCGTCGTCCAGCCGCTCGACAGGGCAGGGGTGCGGTTCCTTTCCGAGGAGCTCGCGGGCGGGGTGTTCACTGCAACCGCAGTCGACATCATCACCGCGATGACGGGCGGGAATCCCAGCTTTGTCGAAGCCTTCGTCCGCTCCTGTCTCGATCAGGATCTCATCGTCCGCAGCTCTGCCGATGACGGCGGGCTCCTCACCCTGGCACGGCTCGATCCGGAACCCGACGAGCGTTTGATGGAGCTTGTTCGCGACGTGACGAGGTCACTGTCTGTCGACCACCGGATGGTGCTCGAGATCCTCGCGCTCGCAGGGCCCCAGCCGGGGCCGGTCCTATCCGCGGCGTCGGGCGGGGAGCACCGCCGTCTCATCGAAGCCGGCATACTCACCACCGGCGCTGACGGTCTCGTTCGCATCGCCTCCGAGATCCATGGACATGTCCTGCGCAGCATCGTTCCCCCGGGGCGCAGCGCCCAGCTCTACGCGACGTGGAGTGAGCACAGGGCGCGCGAAGTCCAGCCCACCTCGCTCGAGGTCCTCTGGGCGCTCGAAGTCGGCGCCGATATGCCATCCGACCTCGTGCTCGCGGCCATCGAGGATGCCGATATGGGTTTCGACTTCAGGCTCGCCTGGAGGCTGATCGATGCGGAGGCCACGACTGACTCCGACTCCGCAACCCTCCTTCGTGCGCGCACCCTCATCGGGCTCGGACGCCACTATTCGGCCCGAACCCTTCTCATGAGGGTGGCCGAGACGAGCACCGACCCAGCCACTCGGCAGGAGGCACTCACCCTTCTTCTCACGGCCTTCGACCAGATCGGGACGGACACAGCCGACATCGCGGCCTTCGAACGATGGTGGGACGAGCAGGCGCGGGCGCCCCGCAGGCGGGAGACGCTCGCGGCCGGGGTGGAGCGGCGGCGAGAGGATGTCCGCCGCCCCACGCAGATCGCAGCGGGGGTCGCGACGGCGCCGCGCTCAATCGCCGACGCCGAGCGGATCCTCGCGAGCCCAGACCTCTCCGCGGACGGCCGCATCCTCGCACTCATCGATCTCACCGACCTCCACTCCGTCGCCGGTCGCACCGACACCGCCCTCGAGATCGCCCGTACCGCGCTCGTCGGTCTGACCGACGAGCGCATGGCGGCGGACTACGAGCTCCTCGTCCTGGTCCGGATCGGGTGGAACCTCATCTTCTCGGGGAGGTACAGCGAGGCGGAGGACCTCCTCACGCACGCCCGAGGTGCCACCCTCCACATCGCCCTTCACCGGGCCGGTGCTCTCGGTGTGCTCCGTTCGCTCCTCGAGCTCGCCCAGGGCCAGACTGGCCGTTCTCAGCGCACACTGGACGAGGCCGTGGCCGAGCTTCGGCTGCGCGACACGGTCCAGATGCTGCCCTCGGCCCTCGCTCTTCGCATGCTCACCAGCCCATCGGCTGATCGAGTCCCGGCCGACGCCGCCCTCATCGACATCTTGTCCTCAGCCGCCAGTGGCCGCGCACAGGAGCCGCGACGGATCCTCGCGCGGGCGGCCCTCGCGGCCGCGAGGGGAGGGAGCCCTGCGGAGTATCCGCTTTTCGAGCGCGAGATGCTCGCAGCAGACTCGGAGCAGATCGTTGGAGAATCCGGTGGCGGCGCCCGACGCCGACTCGCTGAGCTGGCAGACACGGCGGAGGGGAGCAGAGCTGGACTCCTCACGCGGCTCGCCCACGTGCTCGACGACCCGAGTCCGGATTCCGCCGAGCACGTGGCGCGGGACGCCATGGCGACGGGGGACTGGGGGATCGCGGCCCAGGCCCTCGCCCGGGCGGCATTCCTCTGGTCCGCCGCTGGCGATGTCCGCCGGTGTGGGATCGCCGTGCGCGAGCTCAAGGGGCTCATCCGGATCCGGGATGTCACCCCCGGCGAGTACGCCTCCCGGGCGCTTGCCATGGCGGAGCTGACGGGCCGTGAGGAGGAGATCGTCCGCCTCACCCGGTCGGGGCGAAGCAACGCCGAGATCGCGCGCGCACTCACAGTGTCCCAGCGCACGGTCGAGGGACATCTGTACCGGATCTTCGCCAAGCTCGGGATCGCCGATCGGTCCCAGCTGGCCTCGCCTGAGTTCGACCCGGGTACAGCCGTGGTCTGA
- a CDS encoding acetyltransferase — MRRVVLLAASGLAREALSSIRQAADLDVVGVLDDNPALHGQEIGDVPILGGIDRAADMSEELLVCAGSGKARAGIIDRLWGLGVRPERFTTHIDRSVIIGDDVSIGAGSIILAGCVLTCDIVIGAHVVLMPRVVLTHDDFVGDFATLTAGATVGGRATIGRCAYVGMNATVRQDLSIGDGAVLGMGAVLVKDLPPGQVWAGTPAGPLAARTGITHHSPVSQEATT, encoded by the coding sequence ATGAGACGTGTCGTCCTCCTCGCGGCCAGCGGACTCGCACGCGAGGCCCTCTCGTCGATCCGGCAGGCGGCGGATCTCGACGTCGTCGGAGTGCTCGACGACAATCCCGCTCTGCACGGGCAGGAGATCGGAGACGTTCCCATCCTCGGCGGGATCGACCGCGCGGCTGACATGTCGGAGGAGCTCCTCGTCTGCGCGGGGTCCGGGAAGGCCCGTGCCGGGATCATTGATCGGCTGTGGGGCCTGGGCGTGCGCCCTGAGCGGTTCACCACCCACATCGACCGCAGCGTCATCATCGGTGATGACGTCTCGATCGGGGCAGGGAGCATCATCCTCGCGGGATGCGTCCTCACCTGTGACATCGTCATCGGCGCCCACGTCGTCCTCATGCCGCGGGTGGTGCTGACGCATGACGACTTCGTCGGTGACTTCGCGACGCTGACAGCCGGGGCGACGGTCGGTGGGCGGGCGACGATCGGCCGCTGTGCGTACGTCGGCATGAACGCGACGGTTCGCCAGGATCTCTCGATCGGGGACGGTGCCGTTCTCGGCATGGGCGCAGTGCTCGTGAAGGATCTGCCGCCGGGGCAGGTCTGGGCGGGGACGCCCGCGGGGCCTCTCGCCGCACGCACGGGGATCACCCACCACTCACCTGTCAGCCAGGAGGCGACGACATGA
- a CDS encoding Gfo/Idh/MocA family protein: MSTLSDTLRVAVIGAGYWGPNLARNFAASPDWDLVAICDRDRARAEALARNTGGPAIAESVDELLDSYDLDAVAIATPARTHHSIALAAIAAGRHVLVEKPLAHSTAAGREMVEAARAAGRTLMADHTYCYTPAVLKIRDLIDAGELGDILYVDSVRINLGLVQPDVDVFWDLAPHDLSILDFVLPGGLNPHSVLAEGADPLGAGKSCLGYLSVPLPGGALAHIHVNWLSPTKIRRMVIGGSRTTLVWDDLNPQQRLSIFDRGVDLGLQEMMLGDAAERKGAAISYRLGDTWSPALAEVEPLGLMVGQFASSIRSGEASPTDGEAALRVLSVLEAASGSLAAGGPVRPFEAAREEVR, translated from the coding sequence ATGAGCACGCTATCCGACACTCTCCGCGTCGCCGTCATCGGCGCTGGCTACTGGGGTCCGAATCTCGCCCGCAACTTCGCCGCCTCACCCGACTGGGACCTCGTCGCCATCTGCGACCGCGATCGGGCGCGGGCGGAGGCACTCGCGCGGAATACCGGCGGCCCGGCCATCGCCGAGTCCGTCGACGAGCTCCTCGACTCCTACGATCTTGACGCCGTCGCGATCGCAACCCCGGCGCGGACCCACCACTCGATCGCTCTGGCGGCGATCGCCGCAGGTAGGCACGTCCTCGTTGAGAAGCCGCTCGCCCATTCGACCGCTGCCGGGCGGGAGATGGTCGAGGCCGCGAGGGCCGCGGGCCGGACCCTCATGGCCGACCACACGTACTGCTACACCCCGGCCGTCCTCAAGATCCGTGACCTCATCGACGCAGGAGAGCTCGGCGACATCCTCTATGTCGACTCGGTCCGCATCAATCTCGGGCTCGTCCAGCCGGACGTCGACGTCTTCTGGGATCTCGCCCCGCACGACCTGTCGATCCTCGACTTCGTCCTGCCCGGCGGGCTCAACCCGCACTCCGTCCTCGCCGAGGGCGCTGACCCGCTCGGGGCGGGCAAGTCCTGCCTCGGCTACCTCAGCGTTCCGCTTCCCGGCGGGGCACTCGCCCATATCCACGTCAACTGGCTCTCCCCGACGAAGATCCGTCGCATGGTCATCGGCGGCAGCCGGACGACACTCGTGTGGGACGATCTCAACCCGCAGCAGCGGCTGTCGATCTTCGACCGGGGCGTCGATCTCGGGCTGCAGGAGATGATGCTCGGGGATGCGGCGGAGCGCAAGGGCGCGGCGATCTCCTACCGGTTGGGCGACACGTGGTCGCCCGCCCTGGCCGAGGTCGAGCCGCTCGGCCTCATGGTCGGCCAGTTCGCCTCGAGCATCCGCTCCGGCGAGGCGTCCCCGACGGATGGCGAGGCGGCCCTGAGGGTGCTGTCCGTGCTCGAGGCGGCGAGCGGCAGCCTGGCTGCCGGTGGCCCGGTCCGCCCATTCGAGGCGGCACGCGAGGAGGTTCGGTGA
- a CDS encoding dTDP-glucose 4,6-dehydratase, producing the protein MSGLDGARIVVTGGAGFIGSHTVDALLGTHPAHVLVLDSLVNGSEENLSQWEGDSRLSLVVGDIRDRGLVDSVMAGADVVFHLACLGVRHSLHSPVANHEVNATGSLMVALAARDAGVSRLVHVSSSEVFGTARTVPMDENHPTWPETVYGAGKLAGEAYSRAMFRTFGTPVVVVRPFNTYGPRSHAEGDSGEIIPRTIVRMANGERPVLYGDGNQTRDFMHVSDTAAGLLALAECDEAIGRTVTIGTGVETTMREVCRLIADALGRPDLTPRMLPGRPGDVLRLCADGTTMARLTGFTPTVTLADGIADLVDWFAGRATEDMLIEDLNWERDEVAP; encoded by the coding sequence GTGAGCGGGCTCGACGGCGCGCGGATCGTCGTGACGGGGGGAGCCGGCTTCATCGGCAGTCACACTGTCGATGCGCTGCTCGGCACCCACCCGGCCCACGTGCTCGTCCTCGATTCTCTCGTCAACGGCTCAGAGGAGAACCTCTCCCAGTGGGAGGGTGACTCGAGGTTGAGCCTCGTCGTCGGCGACATCCGTGACCGGGGCCTCGTCGACTCCGTCATGGCGGGCGCGGATGTCGTCTTCCACCTCGCCTGCCTCGGGGTGCGCCACAGCCTCCACAGCCCGGTCGCCAATCACGAGGTCAACGCGACCGGCTCGCTCATGGTCGCCCTGGCGGCGCGGGACGCGGGGGTGTCCCGCCTCGTCCACGTGTCCTCGAGCGAGGTGTTCGGCACGGCCCGCACGGTGCCGATGGACGAGAACCACCCAACGTGGCCCGAGACCGTCTACGGGGCGGGCAAGCTCGCCGGCGAAGCCTACTCGCGGGCGATGTTCCGCACGTTCGGGACGCCGGTCGTCGTCGTTCGCCCTTTCAACACCTATGGACCCCGCAGTCACGCCGAGGGCGACAGCGGCGAGATCATCCCGCGCACGATCGTCCGGATGGCGAATGGGGAGCGGCCCGTCCTCTACGGGGATGGCAACCAGACCCGGGACTTCATGCACGTCTCCGACACGGCGGCAGGGCTCCTCGCCCTTGCCGAATGCGACGAGGCGATCGGGCGGACCGTGACGATCGGCACCGGCGTGGAGACGACGATGCGGGAGGTGTGCCGTCTCATCGCCGACGCTCTCGGCCGCCCCGATCTCACGCCGCGGATGCTCCCTGGCCGCCCGGGTGACGTCCTGCGGCTGTGCGCCGATGGAACGACGATGGCACGCCTGACGGGCTTCACGCCGACAGTCACCCTCGCGGATGGCATCGCCGACCTCGTCGACTGGTTCGCCGGCAGGGCGACGGAGGACATGCTCATCGAGGACCTGAACTGGGAGCGCGACGAGGTGGCGCCATGA
- a CDS encoding DegT/DnrJ/EryC1/StrS family aminotransferase, whose translation MTIDDTTHVDLGPIPLVDLGAQQREIDSEVREGLDAIFARTSFIGGPAVAAFEQDYALFLGTRHCIGVGNGTDALELALRASGVAAGGEVIFPANTFVATAEAIARIGAIPVPVDVDPEYLLIDPTAVEEAVTPNTQAIMPVHLFGQTAFVEALEPIAAGAGAAIVEDAAQSQGATRFGRAAGTLGLAAGTSFYPGKNLGAAGDAGAVLTGDDEVAARVRMLGDHGSAVKYSHEVIGMNSRLDATQAVVLRTKLTRLAAWNERRREAARRYGELLAGVPGLTLPKSADGNLDVWHLYVIRLDDRDRVLRALNEAGIGAGMHYPTPIHLTGAFAHLGFGPGSFPVAEEAAGRILSLPLYPHITPAQQEHVADRLADSVRSARTGRPSG comes from the coding sequence ATGACCATCGACGACACTACACACGTGGATCTCGGCCCGATACCGCTCGTCGATCTCGGGGCCCAGCAGCGCGAGATCGACAGCGAGGTGCGCGAGGGCCTCGACGCGATCTTCGCCCGCACGTCCTTCATCGGCGGGCCGGCCGTCGCCGCCTTCGAGCAGGATTATGCGCTGTTCCTCGGAACGCGCCACTGCATCGGCGTCGGCAACGGCACGGACGCGCTCGAGCTCGCACTCCGGGCGAGTGGCGTCGCCGCGGGCGGGGAGGTCATCTTCCCCGCCAACACCTTCGTCGCCACCGCCGAGGCCATTGCCCGCATCGGCGCCATCCCCGTCCCTGTCGACGTTGATCCCGAGTACCTTCTCATCGATCCCACCGCTGTCGAGGAGGCCGTCACCCCCAACACGCAGGCGATCATGCCCGTCCACCTGTTCGGGCAGACGGCCTTCGTCGAGGCCCTCGAGCCGATCGCAGCCGGCGCAGGCGCCGCCATCGTCGAGGATGCCGCGCAGTCGCAGGGGGCGACGCGGTTCGGGCGAGCGGCCGGCACGCTCGGTCTGGCAGCCGGGACGAGCTTCTACCCCGGCAAGAACCTCGGCGCGGCTGGGGATGCCGGTGCCGTCCTCACGGGCGACGATGAGGTCGCCGCCCGAGTGCGGATGCTCGGCGATCACGGCAGCGCCGTCAAGTACTCCCACGAGGTCATCGGCATGAACTCGCGTCTCGATGCGACCCAGGCCGTTGTCCTGCGGACGAAGCTCACCCGCCTCGCGGCGTGGAATGAGAGGAGGAGAGAGGCCGCCCGGCGGTACGGCGAGCTGCTCGCCGGTGTTCCCGGCCTCACCCTGCCGAAGTCCGCCGACGGCAACCTCGACGTGTGGCATCTCTACGTCATCCGCCTCGACGATCGGGATCGGGTGCTCCGTGCGCTCAACGAGGCGGGGATCGGGGCGGGCATGCACTACCCGACCCCCATCCACCTGACCGGTGCCTTCGCCCACCTCGGTTTCGGCCCCGGATCCTTCCCCGTCGCCGAGGAGGCCGCAGGCCGGATCCTCTCCCTGCCTCTCTACCCGCACATCACCCCTGCTCAGCAGGAGCACGTCGCGGACCGCCTTGCAGACTCGGTCAGGTCGGCACGAACAGGGAGACCGAGCGGATGA
- a CDS encoding DegT/DnrJ/EryC1/StrS family aminotransferase — MKERIDVMKPWLGPEESAAVAEVIASGWVAQGPKTAEFERAFAARQGVEHGVATSSCTAALHLALLVAGVGPGDDVVVPSFSFIATANAPTYVGARPVFADVEPETGNVTAETVAAVLTPATRAVIAVDQGGMPVDLDPLRRLCDEAGLVLIEDAACGVGSTHRGSPVGTGADVTAWSFHPRKILTTGEGGMLTTNRADWADRARRLREHAMDVSAAERHRTLLAPQETYTEIGFNYRMTDVQAAIGLVQLGRLDAMVARRRELVDVYRAALGDLPLRLIDDPAWGTSNFQSFWIEVLPHFPVDREGLLERLAAAGISARRGIMAAHRQPAHADPALSLPVTERLTDTTLILPLHHGLDADSMERIISAIRAAGTDTLGQSTPAYSAGAVS; from the coding sequence ATGAAGGAGCGGATCGACGTCATGAAGCCGTGGCTCGGCCCCGAGGAATCGGCCGCCGTCGCCGAGGTCATCGCCTCCGGCTGGGTCGCCCAGGGCCCGAAGACCGCCGAGTTCGAGCGCGCCTTCGCCGCCCGCCAGGGTGTCGAGCATGGTGTGGCGACCTCGAGCTGCACGGCGGCCCTCCACCTGGCTCTTCTGGTCGCAGGAGTGGGGCCGGGCGATGACGTCGTCGTTCCCTCCTTCTCGTTCATCGCCACCGCCAACGCCCCAACCTATGTCGGGGCCCGGCCGGTCTTCGCCGACGTCGAGCCCGAGACCGGCAACGTCACCGCGGAGACGGTCGCGGCCGTGCTCACGCCCGCGACCCGCGCTGTCATCGCCGTCGACCAGGGCGGCATGCCGGTCGATCTCGACCCGCTGCGGCGGCTGTGCGACGAGGCGGGGCTGGTCCTTATTGAGGATGCGGCGTGCGGTGTGGGGTCGACCCACCGGGGATCCCCGGTCGGGACCGGCGCCGACGTCACCGCCTGGTCGTTCCACCCCCGCAAGATCCTCACGACCGGTGAGGGCGGCATGCTGACGACGAACCGGGCCGACTGGGCCGACCGCGCCCGGCGGCTGCGGGAGCATGCCATGGACGTCTCCGCCGCCGAGCGTCACCGCACGCTCCTCGCGCCGCAGGAGACCTACACAGAGATCGGCTTCAACTATCGGATGACGGACGTTCAGGCCGCGATCGGCCTCGTCCAACTCGGGAGGCTCGACGCCATGGTCGCGCGTCGGCGCGAGCTCGTCGACGTCTATCGGGCGGCCCTCGGCGACCTGCCGCTGCGCCTCATCGACGACCCGGCCTGGGGAACCTCGAACTTCCAGTCCTTCTGGATCGAGGTCCTGCCGCACTTCCCTGTCGACCGTGAGGGACTCCTCGAGAGGCTCGCGGCGGCCGGAATCTCGGCCCGGCGCGGGATCATGGCGGCCCACCGACAGCCGGCCCACGCCGACCCGGCCCTCAGCCTGCCGGTGACGGAGCGGCTGACCGACACAACCCTCATCCTCCCGCTTCACCACGGCCTCGACGCGGACTCGATGGAGCGGATCATCTCCGCCATCAGGGCTGCAGGAACCGATACCCTCGGCCAGTCGACGCCCGCCTATTCGGCGGGAGCGGTCTCATGA
- a CDS encoding sugar transferase, whose product MGIDTARGLDGFRTGLAQSSGWSLPTFGDRVASPLGSVREAVHWRQRYRRRLLVTDILVITLAVALPVAYAAVGAGSVFIDEVSLAKSSALAAFVAVSWIVALQLVHSRAAGCIAVGTYEYRAVIGATAAVAGALSLVAVIGGDMGLRGFIVASLPAGLIGLFLGRWGWRAWLQSQRKRGHALSDVVIYGQAKDTSYVVRQISRKSGAAYRVVGVVLDGEADTEAEARIRAASPGIPILRGSAGLEEDVSRLGADAVVIAGSLPGGNRAIQELGWRLEDARTEVILVPSLTNVASPRIRLRPVEGLPLLHVELPTFSGYRHVVKRGMDIVVSFAALVVLAPLFLLIALLVSTGSPGGVIFRQVRTGRRGQPFTMYKFRSMVATAEEDLKALAQKNEGAGPLFKMKDDPRVTPVGVWLRKYSLDEFPQFYNVLKGDMSLVGPRPPLPSEVAAYEGPTHRRLYIKPGLTGLWQINGRSDLDWEESVRLDLYYVENWSVAGDLAIMWRTFRVMIKPSGAY is encoded by the coding sequence ATGGGAATCGACACGGCGCGCGGCCTCGACGGGTTCCGAACAGGTCTGGCGCAGTCTTCGGGCTGGAGCCTGCCGACCTTCGGCGATCGGGTGGCGAGCCCACTCGGGTCTGTCCGGGAGGCTGTCCATTGGCGGCAACGATATCGGCGCCGCCTCCTCGTCACCGACATTCTCGTCATCACCCTTGCCGTCGCACTGCCCGTCGCGTATGCGGCCGTCGGTGCCGGATCCGTGTTCATCGATGAGGTCAGCCTCGCCAAGAGCTCCGCTCTTGCTGCCTTCGTCGCGGTCAGCTGGATCGTCGCCCTGCAGCTCGTCCACTCCCGCGCGGCCGGCTGCATCGCCGTCGGCACGTACGAATACCGGGCCGTCATCGGCGCCACGGCGGCCGTCGCGGGAGCGCTCTCGCTCGTCGCCGTCATCGGTGGAGACATGGGACTGCGGGGCTTCATCGTGGCCTCCCTGCCTGCCGGGCTCATCGGGCTCTTCCTCGGGCGGTGGGGCTGGCGGGCCTGGCTCCAGTCCCAGCGCAAGCGCGGCCACGCCCTCAGCGACGTCGTCATCTACGGTCAGGCGAAGGACACGTCCTACGTCGTCCGGCAGATCTCGAGGAAGTCCGGGGCGGCCTATCGCGTCGTCGGTGTCGTCCTCGACGGCGAGGCCGACACCGAGGCGGAGGCCCGCATCCGCGCGGCGAGCCCGGGCATCCCCATCCTCCGCGGCAGTGCTGGTCTCGAGGAGGACGTCAGTCGTCTCGGTGCCGATGCTGTGGTCATCGCAGGCTCTCTTCCCGGCGGGAACCGGGCCATCCAGGAGCTCGGCTGGCGGCTGGAGGATGCACGCACGGAGGTTATCCTCGTCCCCTCCCTCACGAACGTGGCGAGCCCGCGGATCCGGCTCCGCCCGGTCGAGGGGCTTCCCCTCCTCCACGTCGAGCTGCCGACCTTCTCCGGCTACCGGCACGTCGTCAAGCGGGGGATGGACATCGTCGTCTCCTTCGCCGCCCTCGTCGTCCTCGCCCCGCTCTTCCTTCTCATTGCCCTGCTCGTGTCCACCGGAAGCCCCGGGGGCGTCATCTTCCGCCAGGTCCGCACCGGGCGTCGAGGCCAGCCGTTCACCATGTACAAGTTCCGCTCCATGGTCGCCACCGCCGAGGAGGATCTCAAGGCGCTCGCACAGAAGAACGAGGGCGCGGGGCCCCTGTTCAAGATGAAGGACGACCCCCGTGTCACCCCGGTCGGCGTCTGGCTGCGCAAGTACTCGCTCGATGAGTTTCCCCAGTTCTACAACGTCCTCAAGGGCGATATGTCTCTCGTGGGGCCGCGCCCGCCGCTGCCGTCCGAGGTCGCCGCCTACGAGGGCCCCACCCATCGCCGCCTCTACATCAAGCCGGGTCTCACCGGTCTGTGGCAGATCAACGGTCGCTCCGACTTGGACTGGGAGGAGAGCGTCCGCCTTGACCTCTATTACGTCGAGAACTGGTCCGTCGCCGGCGACCTCGCCATCATGTGGCGCACATTCCGAGTCATGATCAAACCGTCAGGAGCCTACTGA
- a CDS encoding glycosyltransferase has product MRIIVCPHELAMGGSQMNAIELAAAVRDRGHEVVIYASAGALADRVDELGLELVTSPAGNRLSLAWARGLIALTRSFEPDLIHTYEWAPSLGAAYGVRQLLATPQIMTVLSMDVPDFLPADVPLIVGTRALAAQIQWHDDVYVMEPPIDTDADRTGDVEAARRRLGMPADALIISVVCRMTDELGKASGVEAAIDAVSSLAGEFPIRLLVVGDGPALSRIRERAERVNAQAGRLVVECSGQMNDASDAYESADVVVGMGSSILRAMSFGKPVIVQGDTGFTRLLTPETVDEFLWRGFYGIGGNGAADLIPALRSVLSQPSLRSDLSAWNRDLVTARFSLSGAADTLERLYRRVADVPHRRAQSTLSLSQSLARLAKFHISRAVRTRIPS; this is encoded by the coding sequence ATGAGAATCATCGTGTGCCCCCACGAGCTGGCCATGGGGGGAAGCCAGATGAACGCCATCGAACTGGCCGCGGCCGTGCGGGACCGCGGTCACGAGGTTGTCATCTACGCTTCGGCGGGAGCACTCGCGGACAGGGTCGACGAGCTTGGACTCGAGCTTGTGACGTCCCCTGCCGGGAACCGTCTCTCGCTCGCATGGGCGAGAGGACTCATCGCACTCACGAGATCCTTCGAACCCGATCTCATCCACACCTACGAGTGGGCGCCGAGCCTCGGCGCCGCATATGGCGTCCGCCAGCTGCTCGCGACACCTCAGATCATGACCGTGCTGTCGATGGACGTGCCCGACTTCCTTCCCGCCGACGTGCCCCTCATCGTCGGAACGAGGGCACTCGCCGCCCAGATCCAGTGGCATGACGACGTCTATGTCATGGAGCCGCCGATCGATACTGACGCAGACCGAACTGGTGATGTCGAGGCCGCGAGGCGCCGTTTGGGCATGCCCGCTGACGCACTCATCATCTCCGTCGTCTGCAGGATGACGGACGAGCTCGGCAAGGCGAGCGGTGTTGAGGCGGCGATCGACGCGGTCTCCAGCCTTGCGGGGGAGTTTCCCATCCGGCTCCTTGTCGTCGGTGACGGCCCGGCGCTGTCCCGGATCCGAGAGCGTGCCGAGCGGGTGAATGCACAGGCCGGGCGACTCGTCGTCGAGTGCTCGGGACAGATGAACGATGCGTCGGATGCCTACGAATCGGCCGATGTCGTGGTCGGCATGGGCAGCTCGATCCTTCGAGCCATGTCGTTCGGAAAGCCCGTCATCGTTCAGGGCGACACGGGCTTCACGCGCCTGCTCACACCTGAAACGGTCGACGAGTTCCTGTGGCGCGGCTTCTACGGCATCGGTGGGAACGGTGCCGCAGACCTTATTCCGGCACTGCGGAGTGTGCTGTCCCAGCCGTCCCTGCGATCGGATCTGTCGGCCTGGAACCGGGACCTCGTGACGGCTCGATTCAGCCTGTCAGGTGCAGCAGACACGCTCGAGCGGCTCTATCGGCGTGTCGCGGACGTGCCGCACCGGCGGGCGCAGTCGACCCTCAGTCTGTCCCAGTCGCTTGCCCGGCTGGCGAAGTTCCACATCTCCCGGGCCGTCCGCACCAGGATCCCGTCATGA